Part of the Pedosphaera parvula Ellin514 genome, GTACGCTTACGTCGCACGCGAGACCTCCACCGGCCGGGAGATTCGCAGCTCTGTTGAAGCCGCCACCGAGCAGGCTGCCATTAACGCCCTCCTTAACCGCAACCTTCTGGTGGTTTCCATCCAGGAAAAGGTTGGTAAGAAAGGTAAAACCTCCGGAGGCAAGGTCGCGCTCGCTGACCTGGTAATATTTACCCGCCAACTCGCCACTATGCTGGATGCAGGGTTGGCCATGGTTCAGTCCCTCCAGGCACTGGCCGAACAAACCACCAATAAGGTCATGCGCGATGTCATCAAGGATGTTACCGCTCGCGTCGAAGCAGGTGATAGCTTCTCTGAAGCCCTGGTCAAACATCCCAAGGTTTTCAATCGTCTTTATGTCTGTATGGTCGGTGCCGGGGAAAAAGGCGGATTGCTGTCCGAGATTCTCGCCCGCCTCGCCACCTACCTGGAAAATGCCGCCCGACTGCGCCGCAAAGTTAAGTCCGCCATGATGTATCCCACAGTCGTGACGTGTGTCGCCATCAGTATCACTATTTTCTTGATGGTCAAAGTAGTGCCGGTTTTCGGTGAAATCTTTGAAAGTTTTGGCGCCAAGCTCCCTACACCCACCCAATACTTGATCAACGTCAGTCATTTCATGCAGAAATGGGTTGTCCCCCTTTTGATGGGTGCCGGCGCGACAGTTTATGGTTGGCTCTATTTTATCAAACCAAACCCGGTCGCGAGTTTTGGGATGGCCGCCGTTATCAAACTACCTATCTTCGGCCATATTGCTCATAAGATCTGTCTTGCCCGCTTTACCCGCACCTTTTGCTCCCTGATTCGAAGCGGTGTTCCCATTCTCGAAGTATTGCAAATCACCTCCAATACAGTTGGCAACGTCGTCATGGAAAAAGCCATCAAGGTCGCCACCACCGATATCGAACGCGGCGAAGGCATCTCTGTGGCCCTCGGCAAACATCCCGTTTTCCCGGCCATGATCATCCGCATGCTTTCGGCAGGTGAACAGACCGGTAAAATCGATGGAATGATGGAACGTATCTCGGACTTCCTCGATGAGGAAATCGAAACGATCCTTGCTGGTTTGACCTCCCTTATCGAACCACTCCTCATCGTATTCCTGGGCGTAATCGTTGGTGGCATCGTGATCTGTATGTTTTTGCCCATCTTTAAAATGAGCGAAATCGTCAATCCGCACCGCTAAAAAATCTCTGGTTAGGTTCCTCAAACGGTGGGCCGGCAGGATGCAACAATCCAGCTTGCCCACCGCCTCTCTTTTAAATAGCCTGCTTCCGTGGCTAAAGTGCTTCTCGTCGACGACGAATTGACCATGGTCCAAATGGTCACCGAAATGCTCCGTGCAGAGGGTCACGAAGTTTTCCCCTACACTAATTTCAAGGACGCGGTCGCCGCCCTCGAAATCCATACCCCCGAAATTGTCGTCACCGACCTTTACCTCGACAAGACTCGCGCTCACGGCCTGGAGATCCTCCAAAAAGCCCGTTCCATCACCCCTCCAGCCAGCGTCATCGTCATCACCGCCTTCGGCTCCATCGAAACCGCCGTCGAAGCCATGAAGAACGGCGCCTATGATTACCTCGAGAAACCCTTCAAGCTCGACGAACTCAACCTCTGCATCCAGCGCGCCCTTTCCTACAACGAAGCCATCTCCGAAAACCTTTACCTCAAAAAGCAGCTCAAGAAAAAATACCAGTTCAGCCAGATCATCGGCACCGCTGGCCCCATGCAGGAAGTGTTTAAGATGATCGAGCGCACCGCCGATACCGACAGCACCATCCTCATCCTCGGCGAAAGCGGCACCGGCAAGGAACTGGTCGCCCGCGCCCTCCATTTTAATAGCAAACGCCAGTTCGCCCCGTTCATCCCGGTCAACTGCTCTGCTTTGCCCGAAAATCTTCTGGAGTCCGAACTCTTCGGCCACCGCAAAGGCTCTTTCACCGGCGCGCTTACTGATAAGAAGGGCCTGTTCCAGGAAGCCGACGGCGGCACCATTTTCCTCGACGAAATCGGCTCCATGTCCTCCACCCTGCAAAGCCGCCTGCTCCGTGTCTTGCAGGAACGCGAAGTCCGCCGCGTTGGCGAAAACGTCCCCACCTATATTAATGTGCGCGTCGTAGCCGCCACCAACGAACCACTCGAAAAGAAAATTAAGGACGGCACCTTTCGCGAAGACCTCTACTACCGCCTCAACGTCATCTCCATCCAGATGCCCAGCTTGCGCGAACGCCGCGACGACATCCCGCTGCTTGCCGCACATTTCCTCCGCAACAAAATCAACCCGCGTTCCGGCCAATCCGTCCAAATCACCCGTCAAGCCCTCGACCTCCTGACTACCTACGACTGGCCCGGCAACGTCCGCGAACTCGAAAACGCCATCGAACGCGCCGCGACTCTTTGCGAGGACAACCTTATCCAAATTCGCGACCTCCCACCCAGCCTGGTCCGCAGTCTGGGCCAACCACCCAGCGCCAGCACCGCCCTCTCGGCAGACGTCGCACAACTGCCCCAACCCACCACTCCGCCTACGTCCCTCGTGCCGATCCAGACCGCCATTCCCGGTGCCAGCGCACCCCTGTCCGTCCCCAATGGCACTAACCCTGGCGCGACCCCAACCCTCCACGCCGACCTTTCCTTGAAAGACTACCTCCGCGAACAGGAACTTGCCTACCTCAACCGCACCCTTGCCCTCTTCGGTGGCGACAAAGAAAAAACCGCCCTCCATCTCGGCATTAGCCTCGCCACCCTCTACCGCAAACTCTCTGAAGACGAACGCTCCGCATAATCGCTCTTCAAATCCGCAAATCGCTCCACTTAACTGCACTTCACTACACTCAGATCAAACTAAACATTCGCAACTCATTATCACAAAGCCCTTTACACTCCAATCCTTCCTCCACCTTCACCCCTGCACCTGATTCCATCCGCAAACCATTAATCCACAACAGTTTCTAAACCATCCCCTGCACTTGGCTGGCCTCACAACAAGGAGGTCAGAAGTCTACCTTCATCCTGAGACCGAGTACAACCGAGGTCTCGGTACGTCCCAGGATGGGCGTGATCACTTGCAGATCAGGCGTGATGTGACACCAAGGCGTCACCCCCACATTGTAGAAGATCTCCACACCACGCTCGTCGCGCACCGGCGTGATTACTCGGGCAACATCCTTAAAGTCGCCACTGAACCCCAGGTAATAATACGCCAGGCCGAAGTAGTCCTGCCTCCGGTCGCGGATCGGACTGCTGCCGCCGACGCCAAAAATGGCGGACCATTGTATCGGGTTTGGCTTCCCGTCGCTGATGCCGGCATTGCCGAACACGCCCCAATTGCGCGTTTGATCCGTCGGGTCCACCCATAGCGCTTGGTCGAATAAGTACGTGACCCACCAGGAACCCCGTTCAAGAGTTGTCGGGGGCAGCCCCGTGGGGATTTGATTCAAAGATTGCTGTTCCACGATCGCATAGCGCCCGGAACTGTACACTCCCCAGAGGCTCTGGTGTCCCGGCATGCCGAAAAACTTCGTTGGCAGGCTGGCGGTGGGATAAATAATCGCCCCGTTGTCGAAGGCGTCCTTGAAACCGGTCTCGGTGGCGGCATTGTGGGTGTCATACACGGTGAGCGATAGCACGGGGTAACTTTGGGACAGGATCGCCGCTCCGGCTCCCAGCGTCGCGTAGTTCATCGTCCGCCCCAGGATCGGGTTCCAAACGAACGCGGCGTTCATGAACCCGGCGTCAAGTCCATGCCCAGGCATGAACGGCTGCTGCACATTATCAATCGTGTTGATCTTCCCGGCGTACACGAGGAAATTTTCCGAAAGCGCCTGGGTGAACTTGACCGCGGTCAGAGCGCCCGCGGTCCCGAAAAAGACCGGATGGGCCCGGCCGATATTCACCGGCACGATCGCCCCAGTCTCGGAGTTGACCGAATCGCCATAGACGGCTTCGCCGTGGAGGGTGAGGAAGAGCCCTGGCCACAACCCCGCCTTCTGGCCGTCCACGTTGAGCCAATAATCACTGCGGCCCCCGAGTTCGGAGTCTTGCTCCAAGCCGCCCCTGGCAATCCCCTGGTAGTACGCGGTCGCGCTGATGTCGAACGTAAAGCCGTGGTCGCGGAGTTGCTCGCGCACACCGCCCCAATCCCCCGTCAACTTCAGCCGGGTGTCCCAGGGACCGCCGAACGGGGGCGGTTGCGGAGTCGCCCCGGCGTCGCCGCTGTTGCCCGCGCGCGCATCGCCGGATGCGAGGCACAGGACAGCCAGTAATATGTGGATATAACGCAACATGGACATCTTTCCGGTTGTGAGTTCAGGGGGAATACGCGGTAACCTCAATAATTTGCCTGGCGACATCAAGGGTCCCGACTCCCCACAACTGAAGTTGGTTCACCCACGTGTACTCGTTTGAAGAAGCAAACAGTGTTATGTTTACGCGGACATCAGCAATCTCGCCGTCCGGCCGAAGTATGGCCACCCCCTCGCCTTGGGCAGCAATGTTTTGCCCGTCCACCGTCCTGATTGTTTCATGAATGTGCAGCTCAAAGCGGCCATTCGGGCGGACTAGGACGTAATCAATTCCCTCGACAGCGCCATTGAGCTTGGCGCCGGTCGCTGTGCCTTCGAAAGCGACGTCGAACCTTGTGCCTTCAACTGGTGGCGCCACTTCCCCGGCCATCAATGCCGCAAAACTGACGCCGTACTCCTTCATGCCGGTGATGTTCAAGCTCACCTTGTATAACTCTCGGACTTCAATCGTGCTCATGACTGCTTCAACCTCAGTGGGGAACACTCGGTATGTGCTTCTTGATTTTCGAGACCGTGTGGAGCTTCACCTGGGCCGCCCACGGTCCATCAACCGTGCGCAGACTCGGGGATGACACGGCGGCAACATCGGCGGAGAGGTTGGTGACCAGCACGTCCTCACCGTGGAAGACAAGACTGTTAGACCAGAGGAAACCAATGGGCGCGCCGTCTTTGTCAATGCCGCCGAAGTCGCCGAGCTTCGCGATCACCCGGCCTTGCGTCGGCTCGAGCACCATGATCTCGTCGGACTGATTGCACGCGATCCAGAGGTTGTCGTCCTCATCAATGATGATCCCGTCCGGTCCACCGCCCGCGCGGTTGACGAAGACCTCGGGCGTTCCAGCCTTAAGCGGCGAGCCGCTCACCGGGATTTTAATAATGGTGTCGTTCGCTGTGTTCGGGACGAACAGCACCGTCTGCTCCTTGTTGAACGCCAGGCCATTTGCGCCGATCGCCGGTGGTGGTCTTGTCGGCTTCAAGAGCGGGCTCTTGACCCAGATCTCGCCCGCGCCGCCTTCCGGTCCAACTTTCCAGATCAAGCCCTGGTGGGCATCGGTGACATACAGATTTCCAGCGTCGTCGAAGGTCAATCCGTCGAGGCCGGGATGCTCGCCGGTGACGGTCATGAACACTGAGGAATCGCCCGTCTTGGCATCGACAGCGAGGACCTTCGGGTCCTCGTAGTCGATCACGATAAGTTTTCCGTTCTTCGGATGGAAGCGGAGATCTAGCAGCATCCGGCTTGAGCCGGCAATGTGGACGGTCCGCAGGTACTTGCCGTTAGGGTCAAACACAAGAAGCGTGCCCGGAGTACCTTTTGGCTTGTTCGCCGCCACGGTAACAACGTAGACGTTCCCATCGGGACCGAGGCAAATCCCCTCTGGATAGGCCTCACCTGCGGGCAGCGTGGCGAAGCGCTCGACTTTGCCGCGCTCCCAGGCGTGCAGAGGGATCGGCGTCGCCAGCATCGTCAGCAGCATTAGAAACGTCCTGGCTGTGATCATTCTCATATCGCACCTCACAGATTCGTGTTGGTTACGGGGAGAGCAAACCCGCACTCATCGGACTGCCACCGCGCTGGTTAACTGCTTTGCTTCCTTCAGCACCAATGCGGGATCATTGAAGGGCTGGTCACTGATGCGCTGCGAGCGGACCCGGCCCTGCGCATCGATGAGAAAAATCCCGTGCAATGGCTGATTGTCGAAATCGACACACCGGTAGGCCTTGAAAACGTCCAGTTTCGCATCTGACAGCAGGGGGAACGGAACGGTGCCTTCTGCCTGCGAATCGGCCTGCGATTTTTTGAGATCTTCAGGCGAATCGGTGCCGATGGCGACCAGATCGATTCCGCCGTCTGCAAACTCGCGGGCCTGTTTCGCGAAACTCTTGAGCAGCCCCGCGCACCGGACGCAACCAGAGCCTTCGTAGAAAATCAGCACCAGCGGCCGGCCCCGGTATTTACTAAGCGAGACGGTCTTGCCGGAGCCGTCGGGGAGGTTCCAGGCCGGCGCGGGCGTCGCCACACTGGACGGGGCGTCACTCGCAGGATTGGCAGGTGAAGCCCGGACGGTCAGGCTGGATTCCGGCTTGGGCGGCTTGGCATAGTTGTCATATTCGTAGCCGAGCTGCGCCGTGCGGTTGCCAGCGCCGATTGGCATGTCCACGCGTTTGCCGTTTCTGTCCGCGTAGGTGAACTTCCGATTGAGGAACCTGGGATCGGCTGGATTGCTGTTGCCCAGCCGATTCCAGCTTTCCCAAATCCGGTCCAGGTTGGCGTGATGGAGATAGAAGATCGGATCACCGCCAACGGTGGAGAAGTCGGCCATATCGCCGCCGAGGGCGATGTGAGTGAAGAAGTGAGGGTTCTGATCCAGCCGGTTGCAGAACCCAAGGGCGCCGGTCGGCGAGTCGATGTAGAACTTCTCGTTAAGACAGTCCAAACTCAGCCAACCCATGACGGGCTTATCGAGCCGCTCCCCGCCATTGACCCAGGGATAGCGAGTGCTGTTAAAGAGCTCGCTGGCCGGATCGCGAAGAGCGAACGGGAGCGAGAGATCCGCTTCGTTTCCGGTAACGGGGTTCCAGTAGGGCAGCGTAAAATCGTCATCCTGCGACACCTCGCGAATCGTCTGCTCAAACTGATAGAGCATCAGGCGATGCCAGGGCCAGATGAACCACTCTTGATATTGTTCCGGGTTATCCGGATTCATCGGGTGGGCCTGACAGCCGTCCCACGTGGCCTCGGCGAGGGATTGAACACTCGACGGGAGTGAGGCGATGGCGTCCGTCTTGACCTTCATGGATTCCTCCCACATGACCACCGGGTATCCCTTCATCCAGTGCGTATTCCACCACCACTGCCACGAATGGGTATCGGATTGGGGCAGCTTCCGCATTAACATGACGGCCCGCGCGTACTTCTGGAGCATCTTCTGGCCTTCGGGACTCTTGATGTCATAACGGATGCGGACCTTCGTTTGGCCTTGGTCCGACGCCGCCCTGCCCTCGCTCTTGCCGGTCTCGGTCTCGCTCTTGCCGGTCGCGGCGTCACTCTTGCCGGTCGCGGCCTCGCTCCTGCCGGTCGCGGCCTCGCTCTTGCCACCAGGTATCTCGAGGATGTCAGTTGACGACGTGTGAACTTCGAGTTTCGGGTCTTGCATCACCAGCGCCCCGGCAGACTGGATCATCCCGCTGGCCAGGTAGAAGCGATTGCCAATCACCGCGCCGGCAACGCCGTGACGGGGCATCGGCATGGGGGGCAGCGTCATCCAGGAGTTGATTGCTGGATCGTATGCCTCTATGGCTCGAAACGCGCCGACGAGCGCCCTGGTCGTCACCTCGCCGCCGGCCACATAAATCAGGCGTCCGTCGGTACCGCTGGCACCGCCGCTTCGGGCCGTCGGCATCCGTTCCTTCGGGGCGCTCCAGACGTCATTGGCGGGATCGTATTCCTCGACCGCATCCGTGTTGCTGGCGGACATGATGAATGCGTGGCCGGTGCGGCCGCCGATCACGTAGATCTTGTTGTTGATGGCGGCGGCGAACGTGTGGTTGCGCGGCACCGCCATCGGCTTGCGGCTCTCCCACTTGTCCGTGGCGGGGTCGTACGCGTCGTTGGCGGCCAGAACGTTACACGGTCCCATGAACGTGAAGAACGGGGTCTTGGACCCTTCCACGGTCGTGGCGCCGCCGATCACGTAGATCTTGCCGCGCACTTCCACGGCCACCGCGGCTCCGCGCTTGCCGGGAAGCGGCGCCAGCTCCTTCCAGGAATCGACCGCCGGGTCGTATTCCCAAACGTTGTCGATCGGTTGCCAGGCAGCACCGATGGGCATCGGGCTCTTCTCCGGGGCGACGAAACCGCCGAACACGTAGATCTTGCCGTTGTAAGCGGCCAGGGCCGGATGGTGCGCCCGCAGCGGCATCGACGTTTTCTTCGTCCATTTGTCGCCGTCCGCGTCGTACTCGTAGTTGACGCCGCGGGCCTTGCCATCGCCCCAGCCGCTCATCACGTACATCTTCCCGTTGCAGGCAACGCCGTAGTATTCTTCGTCCGGTTCCGGGAACGGCGCCCCTTTCTTCCAGGGAGATGGCGGCATCTGAGCCAGCCCGGACGTGGTGAAGATCAAGCTGGCTATGATGGCAGCCAGAATGGCCACGCTCCATGAAGCGCGTTTATTCATTTGGATTTCTAACGTTCTAGCTTTCATCGCTCATTATTTGTTCGTTGTTGTTGTCCGTTGTTTGTTTATTTGAAGCCTCGTTCCGAGGACGCCCTCCAAAAACGCCAGAGTTTTTGCGCCGCAGATGGCGCACGCATTACTATCAGAGCGGTGCCGTTCTGCGCATCGCGCGCTGTTCAGTTCCAGAAGCGGAAAGCTGGTTTTCATTCGTCAGGTAATGCACCGCAAAACTTCAAGGTTCGCCAAATTTCCAACCTGGCTTTCATTGTTTCTTGTTTTGCCGTGTGGTCATTTTCTGACGTCCGAGGAAGCCCTGTCAGAACGATTGAGCCTTGGCGACTGGTATGTTCCTCATTTAGGAACTTTATACATACAAATCGTTGTTCTCCTGTGACAACTATCAGGCCAAATCCCTGCTCCGTAAAAGATTTTGCTGTTTGCCTCAGCATATCTCGCAGGCATTGATTTAGGCGCTATGGAACTGCGTCAATCTGGCCTGTGGAGAGCAGTTGCCGCCCTAGAGACTTGGAAAGAGAATTCAAGATTCCTTGGCCATTTTCTTTGATGCACCACATTCTCCGCATCAGGTAGGTGGGACAACACCCCAGTTGAAATTATTGCCCCGGTTCCGTCGGCACGGGCGTAGCCATCGCTATACCGAATGCCAAAAGAAATTTCCGAATGGCAGGAGGGATTTTGATTTGAGGCAAGGCGGAGGCCGCAGGCGCTATCTGAAAGATAGCGACAAGGGCGACAACGCCGCCTCAAATCAAAAGCACCCTGCAGCCAATGACTAATGAATTTCTTCGCCCCACAGTCATAATTTTTCAGCGTCCACTTTCATAAAACTTTTTACCCTCTTTGATTCAGTTTCCTTTCCCCATTTCGGAAATTAATTTTGGCATTCGGTATAGTGCGCTTGTTCATGCCGCAGATCGCCAGAACGCCCAGCGAGAAAAACAGCTGCTTAACCCCGCTATAGGCGTCCAGAATCACGAGACAGTCATTGAACTGACCCATCGCTTCTCCTTACGCAAGGGAGCCTTATTCATCCAACACGACTTCCAATATATCCTCCGGCCCGGCGGCACAGGGCCGATAGACAACGCGCTGGTGTTAGGTTGCCAATTTGGTATCCACTTCTGAACACCTTGCAGGGAGACCGGCAAGTGAAGAGATGGATTCAAATCCAAACATTTCGGCGCCGCTTGATTTTTGGCTAAGATGGCGGAGAATGTAGCTTCAAGCAGGAGGAACCTGGCCCAGGAATCAATGGATGGAGAAGAAAACATTTCACCCGGCTCACGCGTCCGCTTTGAGTTGCTCAAGGAGGGAGAGAACCGGTTTGTTCTTCGGTTGAGCGGGCGGCTGGATGCGGACTCCACTCCATTCCTCTGGCAGAGATTGCAATCAGCGCTGGTCGTTCCACCCGGAGCCACATTGGAAGTCAACGTGGCTCCTTTGACCTACAGTGATAGTGCCGGTTTCGCGTTCCTCTACTTGCTAAGCAAAGGCTGCATGACTCCGCAGTCGCAAGTGTCGCTGAACGGGTTGAAGCCCGAATACCAGAAGGCACTGCAAAATTATTCCATGGAGGATGTCCAAGCCTACCAAGGGGAGCAACCTGTCCGCCAATCTCTCATGGATGAGATCGGGATGGCGGTCATAGCCAAGACACTCGAAGTGCGGCAGAAGGTGATCTTTGTAGGTGATGTGATTTCAGGGCTTGGTTACGTTTTGACGCATCCGCGATGGATGCGGCGGAACGAAATCGTGCGGATATTCGAAACGGCCGGCGCGAATGCATTGCCTATCGTGTCGCTCATCAGCTTGTTGCTGGGATTGGTCATTGCGTTCGAAGCGGCGCAGCCGTTCGCGCGTTTTGGCGCGAAAATTTACATCGCCAATCTTATAGGATTGATCATGGTGCGCGAGTTGTCACCAGTTATGACGGCCATCCTGCTCGCGGGGCGTTCAGGTTCGGCGTTCGCGGCGGAACTCGGCACGATGAAGGTCAACGAAGAGTTGAACGCTCTTGAAACCATCGGGCTCGACCCGATGCGGTTCCTGGTGGTGCAGCGCATCCTGGCCAGCCTGCTGCTCACTCCGTTGCTGACAATTTATTCCATGGCAACAGGGGTGTTGGGCGGAGTGTTGGTGATGCTTGGGCTGGGATTCCCTCTTTCCATCGCGTGGCACCAACTCCAGTCCAGCGTGCGGATCAACGACATCGCTTTCGGAATATTGAAGGCTTTTGTGTTCGGGGGCATTGTCGCGGGAACGGCCTGTCTTCGTGGACTTGAGACAAAATCCGGACCGGCTGCTGTGGGAGAATCCACCACGCGTTCCGTGGTCAGCGGAATTTTACTGATCATCATCGCCGATTCAGTCTTCGCCATCCTTAAATTTGTTTTGGAAAAATGAGCGCATCAGCGGACAACATTATTTCAGTGCGGAACTTGAAGGTTGGCTACAAGGACCGGGTGATCCTGTCGGGCATCAACTTCGAGGTGCGGCGGGGCGAGGTATTCGCCATCTTGGGTGGCTCGGGTTCCGGGAAGAGCACACTGCTCAAAAATATGATCGGATTGTACACGCCAATGGCCGGTGAGGTGTTGATCAATGGAAAGAACATGGTGACTGCCTACGGTGATGAGCGTTTGCGCCTGTTGCGCAGCTTCGGTGTGCTCTATCAAAGCGGGGCCTTGCTGGGCTCCATGACGGTGCTGGAAAATGTGAAGCTGCCACTGGACGTGTTCACCGATCTGCCCGAACTTGCCAAGGATTTGATCGCTCTCTCCAAGCTGAGGCAGGTGGATTTGAAGGCATCATCCACGCGCCTGCCGTCCGAATTGAGCGGTGGCATGGTGAAGCGCGCGGCACTCGCGCGCGCGCTTGTGAACGACCCCGGAATCTTGTTCCTGGACGAGCCTTCCGCCGGGCTCGACCCGATCACTTCCGCGGGATTGGATGCATTGTTCAGGAATCTTTCGCGAGGCTGGGGCATCACCTTGGTGATGGTGACGCACGAACTGCCCAGCATTTATGCCGTCGCCGACCGGGTCATCCTGCTGGATGCGGAAACAAAAACCATCGTCGCGGAAGGCAATCCGCATGATCTGCGCGACCATGCCACGGAGCCATTGGTGCGGCATTTTTTCCGGAGGGAAGCCGCATGAGTGCCCGCCCCAACAGTTATAAGATCGGCTTGTTTGTGATCATCGGCCTTGGCGTGCTGATCGCCGGGCTCTTTGCCTTCGGCGCGCGCGGCTATTTCCAACAACAACGAGTTTTTGAAACTTATGTTACGGGAGAAGTTCAGGGGCTTGCCGTTGGATCGCCGGTGAAACTGCGTGGCGTTACCATCGGCAAGGTGACTTATATCGGATTCATCTGGAACGAGTATCCACAATATAAGATTGACTATGTGCTCATCAGATTTGAAGTGCCGAAGGAAACGAGCCTGCTTCCGCCGCCGGACATGAATTTTCAGACGTTGATAGATCGGGAAATTGCGCGAGGACTACGCGCCCGGGTTCAGGGGCAAGGCATCACTGGGTCCAGCATTGTTGCTTTGGACTATCTTGATCCCAAGCGCAACCCGCCGTTGCAGGTTCCCTGGACTCCCAAGCATTATTACATTCCCTCCGCACCGGGGCAGTTCACCGAGGTTGTGGCCTCGATCCAGAAAATTCTGGCGAAGCTTGAAGAACTCAACTTGAGCAACACAGTGGCGCGGGCGGATACACTCATGGAATCCGCCGACCTCCTGGTCAAGCACGTTGATCGGATGGATTTCGTCGCGCTTGGCACGAATGCAAACGCCTTGGTCGCCGAACTGCGCGACACGAACGTACGATTGCAGGCGACCCTGAAGGAGGCGCAGGGAGCGATCAAGGACACGGACCTTCCTGCCGTGGGCCGTCGCGCTCAGGAACTTGAGGCGAAGCTCACTGACCTTGGCAACGAATTGCAAAAAACAGTAGCCGGCCT contains:
- a CDS encoding ABC transporter permease, encoding MAENVASSRRNLAQESMDGEENISPGSRVRFELLKEGENRFVLRLSGRLDADSTPFLWQRLQSALVVPPGATLEVNVAPLTYSDSAGFAFLYLLSKGCMTPQSQVSLNGLKPEYQKALQNYSMEDVQAYQGEQPVRQSLMDEIGMAVIAKTLEVRQKVIFVGDVISGLGYVLTHPRWMRRNEIVRIFETAGANALPIVSLISLLLGLVIAFEAAQPFARFGAKIYIANLIGLIMVRELSPVMTAILLAGRSGSAFAAELGTMKVNEELNALETIGLDPMRFLVVQRILASLLLTPLLTIYSMATGVLGGVLVMLGLGFPLSIAWHQLQSSVRINDIAFGILKAFVFGGIVAGTACLRGLETKSGPAAVGESTTRSVVSGILLIIIADSVFAILKFVLEK
- a CDS encoding ABC transporter ATP-binding protein — protein: MSASADNIISVRNLKVGYKDRVILSGINFEVRRGEVFAILGGSGSGKSTLLKNMIGLYTPMAGEVLINGKNMVTAYGDERLRLLRSFGVLYQSGALLGSMTVLENVKLPLDVFTDLPELAKDLIALSKLRQVDLKASSTRLPSELSGGMVKRAALARALVNDPGILFLDEPSAGLDPITSAGLDALFRNLSRGWGITLVMVTHELPSIYAVADRVILLDAETKTIVAEGNPHDLRDHATEPLVRHFFRREAA
- a CDS encoding MlaD family protein, producing the protein MSARPNSYKIGLFVIIGLGVLIAGLFAFGARGYFQQQRVFETYVTGEVQGLAVGSPVKLRGVTIGKVTYIGFIWNEYPQYKIDYVLIRFEVPKETSLLPPPDMNFQTLIDREIARGLRARVQGQGITGSSIVALDYLDPKRNPPLQVPWTPKHYYIPSAPGQFTEVVASIQKILAKLEELNLSNTVARADTLMESADLLVKHVDRMDFVALGTNANALVAELRDTNVRLQATLKEAQGAIKDTDLPAVGRRAQELEAKLTDLGNELQKTVAGLDTGSLNATLASAREAIAGLNDLMSKLKQQPSSLIFSKPPPPAKSVETPKAQ